ctaattacgtcatgatttgacaatgtggtgctacagtaaacatttgctaatgatggattaattagacttaataaattcgtctcgaaGTTTACGGGCGgaatttttgttttgttattagtatacgtttaatattttaaatgtgtgtctgtatacttaaaaaaaattagctgtGTAATTAAACACGGCCAGAATTGTAGTCCAAGCTTCGAAAGCTACTCTCTCCCGCCCCCTTTCTTCTCACCATTCATAATGGCACAGTGCTAGTTGTGCTCGTCCCTTATAGTGATGTACTCCCATGTTTATTATTTTCAATGGAAGATTCAGTGGGAAAGCTCTCTCCTCCAGTGATTtctccaaaaaaagaaaaagaaaatcacgaGTAGCTCTCTCTAAAAAAATCACGAGTAGCGACAAATACTAAAAACAGTTCATCCAAGAAGCTGCCATAGCCTATGATCCAAGAGGCGAAGACCAATTTACAAAGTTAGGAATACGACAGCTTCCACCTAACCATAATGTTCCTCACAATCTTATAGACACATCAGACAAGAACAGACACATTATGgatataggctgtgttcggatgcCTGAGTTCTCAACTCTAacagtgcgcacggaaaacggagcgatccattagcacgtgattaattaagtattagctaatttatttttcaaaaatggatcaatatgtttttttaggcAACTtacgtatagaaactttttataaaaaacgatccgtttaacagtttgaaaagcgtgcacgcgaaaaacgagaggTGAGTATTGGGAACTTGGAGTTCCGAACACAGCCATAGGAGGAGAATGAAAAATGGATTGTTATTATTTCAGACGAGTATACAACCAATGGTTTAACTCCCAGTTACCCACACCACATCAATTCGTTTTTAAAAGTCCCTGCTCTGATCTATATTACACAAAAACAATATGCCTAATTTGCTATCTACCAGACAAGGGACAGATGGCACATATAATTAAACTTTTATCTATTTTACACGGTGGTACAAAATATGCGCGGTGATTTATCCCCAAGATTACATGTACTGTCTATGGTTTCTGTAGAGTCCAGAGAAATAATCTGAGCTGAGTTACATTATGTTACTTGAGAGCGTTTGGCACCGACGAGGCATAGATGCATCAGTGAAGTACTTGGGGCAGATCTAGTGAGCCATATAGAGGTATGGTTTCGATCTGATTTCTATTTTCCAACAAAAAATGGCCTCTAGTGCTGACCTTCAGTATTCAATAGCGTGGTCCGCTTGAGTGGTGTTTCTGGTTTGGCATCCTGTTGGCGGGAAGCGATGGTTACCAGAGGAGGGTCAATTTTCCATCTGCACAAAAATGAAGGATAAATTTAGTACTGTGGTTTAAGAGAAACATCAGGGTTAATCTGATAGATCTTCAAACTCAAGCAAACAAGAAGGGGGTATTCTTTTGATTCTTATGCCATGCAAATCACAAAAGACATATAATGAATTTATAAACACCAAAGGTTACAGTGACAGGACATACATTTCATATTCAAATCACCACACAACAGGGTAAGGTTGATTCAGGAAAGAGGTTTCATCATTGATAGGAATGATGTGTTAATGGAAGTGATAAGTATGGCCAATTAGAGTTGTCTGCCTCTACCTTTTATTGACACAACGCATGGGACAGCTAGATCAGGCCAGAAAGTGGAAGAAAATAAAGAGCCTTTTGGTGAAAGTAAGGCGAATGTGGTATCATATCCCCTTCCGGTCCTCCACAGATTAAACAAGTTAACTCACCACAAACATCATGAAACGATGGCAAGAAAAATAACAGTTTTAAATACTCGTACTCCATCTTAAATGATACTCCACTCACTACTAGATTGTTGACATACTAAAGAAAACCCAATATCCTGGCACAATTTGAGGAGTACCAGCATATACTAGTACCATatgtataataattaatatactAGTACAAGAAGACAGACGTATTTGGTATATCAGATGAGTTGCCCAAGACTCGGAGACTGAGATAGGCTGGTCACAATATATGAACACTGTTGCTAAGAAAAAATTGGCCCTGTTCTAGTGTTGTGTCTGGTCGGCACATGTGCTTGAGACCTACACGGATCGCTTTCAGCGATCGTCCCCACCCCACCGAACATATTAGGAACACAATGACCATCGTCGCCTCGCCAACCATAATCTGCTCGACCTAACGTACCTTACCTTGCCATGGTGTCGGGATCAAATCCTAGATCTGACCCATGCAATTTCGAGCTAACTGCTAACGTGCTAATCAAATCACCCGTAATCACGCGGTAACATAGTACTAGCATTTGGAGATTTATTAAATTTGGGAGGAGTAATCTGGTGATGTAGAGAGAGGGCACCGACGAAACTTACTCGTGTGGGAATTTGACCTCGTGGAGGGCATCCGACCGGTGGGACCATGCCAGGGCGGCCTGGCCGCAGCTGGCGAGCGGCTCGACGCGGGCGGCGTCGGTGACCAGCGAGagcgggctggcggcggcgccgtcgtcgatgGCGTCGATGTCGCTCACCCACTCGGGGcgcgacgccgcgccgccgccctcccagaGCGCCTGCGCGTTCACCACGAACCCGGCCCACTCCAGCCTGCTCGACAGCAGCATGTCGCCACGGTTCGCCGGCAGCATGGTCTCCTCCGACACGTGGTAGCCCACCAGCTTCCCCTCCGCGTCGCACGACGGCGCCTGGAGGAACGTCTCGCTGGTGCCCTCGTCCTCGCCCAGCACGCCGACGGGCACGGCGCCCACCGACTTCACCTTCTGCGCCTCGTCGAACAGCTCCGTCCGGAGGATGCTGTTCTCGTCGGCGAACACCACGACGCCGTCCATCTTCCTCTTCCGTATCTCCCTGCATTTGGTGGCACCAGAGAGATCTCAATTGCAACATCCGAGGTCGCGAATCGAGAGCGAGATCTAGCTGCGGTGATTACCTCAGGGCGTGCATTCGCAGGCGCGAGGTGGAGGAGTCGGGTCCCGTGATGTGGAGGAAGTTGAGGTTGGAGCGGGacagcacggcggcgacggcgtcggtgtGGTGCTCAGGCTCGACGACGATCCACGTGAGAGGGCCGTCGACGAGGCGGAGGGTGTGCGCCATCGACGTGAGGGAGGGCACCTGGAGCGCGGAGGTGGTGGTAGGGGTGACGGCAATGACGGGCCTCGGCGGCCCAGCCCCGCGGCGACGGCTGCTGCGCTGCGCGTtctggacggcggcgaggatgtgGTGCGCCTTGAGGAGCTCGTTGGGGTCAG
This window of the Oryza sativa Japonica Group chromosome 4, ASM3414082v1 genome carries:
- the LOC4337225 gene encoding probable glucuronosyltransferase Os04g0650300 gives rise to the protein MKLPLLRPLWPMLSPAAGSPDSPPEPSKPSLPAAWLLLHALFCATSMAVGFRFSRLIVYLLFLPTPINPTAHLVSLVSPPVMLAAANATTTITTTTTTTTTTVTTTTVAAEVGAHPQHHHHGPVFVGRHPIRVRPWPHPDPNELLKAHHILAAVQNAQRSSRRRGAGPPRPVIAVTPTTTSALQVPSLTSMAHTLRLVDGPLTWIVVEPEHHTDAVAAVLSRSNLNFLHITGPDSSTSRLRMHALREIRKRKMDGVVVFADENSILRTELFDEAQKVKSVGAVPVGVLGEDEGTSETFLQAPSCDAEGKLVGYHVSEETMLPANRGDMLLSSRLEWAGFVVNAQALWEGGGAASRPEWVSDIDAIDDGAAASPLSLVTDAARVEPLASCGQAALAWSHRSDALHEVKFPHEWKIDPPLVTIASRQQDAKPETPLKRTTLLNTEGQH